A stretch of Gorilla gorilla gorilla isolate KB3781 chromosome 9, NHGRI_mGorGor1-v2.1_pri, whole genome shotgun sequence DNA encodes these proteins:
- the PHLDB1 gene encoding pleckstrin homology-like domain family B member 1 isoform X21, whose amino-acid sequence MCAWRAKAAAERTPARPGGPLATAMHRLGRGRGRPPGTQELWSLRTMDAVNRNQTGPGCKTQTVVQKGPLDLIETGKGLKVQTDKPHLVSLGSGRLSTAITLLPLEEGRTVIGSAARDISLQGPGLAPEHCYIENLRGTLTLYPCGNACTIDGLPVRQPTRLTQGCMLCLGQSTFLRFNHPAEAKWMKSMIPTGGRAPGPPYSPVPAESESLVNGNHTPQTATRGPSACASHSSLVSSIEKDLQEIMDSLVLEEPGAAGKKPAATSPLSPMANGGRYLLSPPTSPGAMSVGSSYENTSPAFSPLSSPASSGSCASHSPSGQEPGPSVPPLVPARSSSYHLALQPPQSRPSGARSESPRLSRKGGHERPPSPGLRGLLTDSPAATVLAEARRATESPRLGGQLPVVAISLSEYPASGALSQPTSIPGSPKFQPPVPAPRNKIGTLQDRPPSPFREPPGSERVLTTSPSRQLVGRTFSDGLATRTLQPPESPRLGRRGLDSMRELPPLSPSLSRRALSPLPTRTTPDPKLNREVAESPRPRRWAAHGASPEDFSLTLGARGRRTRSPSPTLGESLAPRKGSFSGRLSPAYSLGSLTGASPCQSPCVQRKLSSGDLRVPVTRERKNSITEISDNEDDLLEYHRRQRQERLREQEMERLERQRLETILNLCAEYSRADGGPEAGELPSIGEATAALALAGRRPSRGLAGASGRSSEEPGVATQRLWESMERSDEENLKEECSSTESTQQEHEDAPSTKLQGEVLALEEERAQVLGRVEQLKVRVKELEQQLQESAREAEMERALLQGEREAERALLQKEQKAVDQLQEKLVALETGIQKERDKERAELAAGRRHLEARQALYAELQTQLDNCPESVREQLQEQLRREAEALETETKLFEDLEFQQLERESRVEEERELAGQGLLRSKAELLRSIAKRKERLAVLDSQAGQIRAQAVQESERLARDKNASLQLLQKEKEKLTVLERRYHSLTGGRPFPKTTSTLKEVYRTKMDGEATSPLPRTRSGPLPSSSGSSSSSSQLSVATLGRSPSPKSALLTQNGTGSLPRNLAATLQDIETKRQLALQQKGQQVIEEQRRRLAELKQKAAAEAQCQWDALHGAAPFPAGPSGFPPLMHHSILHHLPAGRERGEEGEHAYDTLSLESSDSMETSISTGGNSACSPDNMSSASGLDMGKIEEMEKMLKEAHAEKNRLMESREREMELRRQALEEERRRREQVERRLQSESARRQQLVEKEVKMREKQFSQARPLTRYLPIRKEDFDLKTHIESSGHGVDTCLHVVLSSKVCRGYLVKMGGKIKSWKKRWFVFDRLKRTLSYYVDKHETKLKGVIYFQAIEEVYYDHLRSAAKKRFFRFTMVTESPNPALTFCVKTHDRLYYMVAPSAEAMRIWMDVIVTGAEGYTQFMN is encoded by the exons GGAGGACGGTGATTGGCTCTGCAGCCAGAGACATCTCACTACAGGGCCCAGGCCTGGCTCCAGAGCACTGCTACATCGAGAACCTGCGGGGCACCCTCACCCTCTACCCCTGTGGCAATGCCTGCACTATTGATGGGCTCCCTGTCCGGCAGCCCACCCGGCTCACTCAGG GCTGCATGTTGTGCCTGGGTCAGTCCACCTTCCTTCGCTTTAACCACCCGGCTGAAGCCAAGTGGATGAAAAGCATGATTCCAACAGGGGGCCGAGCCCCTGGGCCCCCCTACAGCCCTGTTCCTG CAGAATCAGAAAGTCTGGTAAATGGGAACCACACCCCACAGACTGCAACACGGGGACCCTCTGCCTGTGCCAGCCACAGTTCCCTGGTGAGCTCTATTGAGAAGGACCTGCAAGAGATCATGGACTCACTGGTGCTAGAGGAGCCTGGAGCTGCTGGCAAGAAGCCTGCCGCAACCTCTCCACTGTCGCCGATGGCTAACGGTGGGCGCTACCTGCTGTCTCCCCCAACCAGCCCCGGCGCCATGTCTGTGGGCTCCAGCTATGAGAACACCTCTCCAGCCTTCTCTCCACTCTCTTCACCAGCCAGCAGTGGAAGCTGTGCCAGTCACTCACCCAGTGGGCAAGAGCCAGGACCTTCTGTGCCCCCGCTGGTACCTGCCCGTTCCTCCAGCTACCATCTGGCCCTACAGCCCCCACAGTCCCGCCCAAGTGGTGCTCGCTCCGAGAGTCCTCGGCTGAGCAGGAAAGGGGGCCATGAGAGGcctcccagccctggcctccGGGGTCTGCTGACAGACAGCCCTGCAGCTACTGTCTTGGCGGAGGCCCGGAGAGCCACTGAGAGCCCCCGGCTGGGTGGGCAGCTGCCTGTGGTGGCCATCAGCCTGAGTGAATACCCAGCTTCTGGTGCTCTCAGTCAACCCACCAGCATTCCTGGCAGCCCCAAGTTTCAGCCTCCAGTCCCTGCTCCCCGAAACAAGATTGGCACACTCCAGGACCGCCCTCCCAGCCCTTTCCGTGAGCCTCCAGGCAGTGAGCGGGTGCTAACAACCAGCCCCTCACGCCAACTGGTGGGCCGAACATTTTCAGATGGGTTAGCCACCCGTACCCTGCAGCCTCCTGAGAGTCCCCGCCTGGGCCGGCGGGGCCTGGACAGTATGCGAGAACTACCCCCCTTAAGTCCGTCTCTGTCCCGGCGAGCTCTCTCCCCCCTGCCCACCCGGACCACCCCAGATCCCAAGCTAAACAGGGAAGTGGCAGAGAGTCCTCGGCCCCGGCGCTGGGCAGCCCATGGGGCTTCACCAGAGGACTTCTCCCTGACGCTGGGGGCACGGGGCCGTAGGACACGGAGCCCCTCACCCACACTGGGTGAGTCTCTGGCACCCCGCAAGGGCAGCTTCAGTGGCAGGCTGAGCCCAGCCTACAGTCTGGGCTCTCTTACTGGGGCTTCACCCTGCCAGAGTCCCTGTGTCCAGAGGAAGCTCTCCAGCGGGGACTTGCGGGTGCCTGTCACAAGGGAGCGGAAAAATAGCATCACAGAGATCAGTGACAATGAGGACGACCTCCTGGAGTACCACCGGCGACAGCGCCAAGAGCGGCTCCGGGAGCAGGAGATGGAGAGGCTG GAACGCCAGCGCCTGGAGACCATCCTGAACCTGTGTGCCGAATACAGCCGGGCTGATGGGGGACCTGAGGCTGGGGAGCTTCCCAGCATTGGGGAGGCCACCGCAGCATTGGCACTGGCAGGCAGGAGGCCCTCACGAGGCCTTGCAGGGGCCTCTGGGCGGAGCAGCGAGGAGCCTGGAGTTGCCACCCAACGCCTATGGGAGAGTATGGAGCGCTCAGATGAGGAAAATCTCAAGGAGGAGTGCAGCAGCACTGAGAGCACCCAGCAGGAG CACGAAGATGCACCTAGCACCAAGCTCCAGGGAGAGGTGCTAGCCTTGGAAGAAGAGCGGGCTCAGGTGCTGGGGCGCGTGGAGCAGCTCAAGGTCCGTGTGAAGGAGCTAGAGCAGCAGCTGCAGGAGTCAGCCCGAGAG GCCGAAATGGAGCGGGCACTgctgcagggagagagggaggcagagcgGGCACTGCTGCAGAAGGAGCAGAAGGCAGTGGATCAGCTGCAGGAGAAGCTGGTGGCCTTGGAGACAGGCATCCAGAAGGAGAGGGACAAG GAGAGGGCGGAGCTGGCCGCGGGACGGAGGCACCTGGAGGCCCGCCAGGCGCTCTACGCCGAGCTCCAGACGCAGCTCGATAACTGCCCCGAGTCAGTGCGGGAACAGTTACAGGAGCAGCTAAGAAGG GAGGCAGAGGCCTTGGAGACTGAGACAAAGCTCTTTGAGGACTTGGAGTTCCAGCAGTTGGAGCGGGAGAGCCGCGTGGAGGAGGAGCGCGAGCTGGCCGGCCAGGGGCTGCTCCGGAGCAAGGCTGAGCTGCTCCGCAGCATCGCCAAGAGGAAG GAGCGCCTGGCCGTCCTGGACAGTCAGGCTGGGCAGATCCGGGCTCAGGCCGTGCAGGAGTCAGAACGCCTGGCCCGGGACAAGAATGCCTCCTTACAGCTGCTGCAAAAG GAGAAGGAGAAGCTGACTGTGCTGGAAAGGAGATACCACTCACTCACAGGGGGCAGGCCTTTCCCGAAGACCACATCGACCCTCAAAGAG GTTTACCGCACCAAGATGGATGGCGAGGCCACCAGCCCCCTTCCCCGGACCCGCAGcggccccctcccctcctcctctggctcttcctcctcctcctcccagctcaGCGTGGCTACCCTGGGGCGTAGCCCCTCCCCAAAG AGCGCTCTACTCACCCAGAATGGCACGGGCAGCCTTCCTCGCAACCTGGCAGCCACACTGCAGGACATCGAGACCAAGCGCCAACTAGCTCTGCAGCAGAAGG GACAACAGGTGATTGAAGAGCAGCGGCGGCGACTGGCTGAGCTGAAGCAGAAAGCGGCAGCTGAGGCACAGTGCCAGTGGGATGCCCTTCACGGGGCAGCACCCTTCCCAGCGGGCCCCTCGGGCTTCCCCCCTCTCATGCACCACTCTATCCTACACCACCTGCCTGCGGGGCGGGAGCGTGGGGAGGAGGGTGAGCACGCCTACGATACGCTGAGTCTGGAGAGCTCTGACAGCATGGAGACCAGCATCTCCACCGGGGGCAACTCCGCCTGCTCCCCTGACAACATGTCCAG cGCGAGTGGTCTGGACATGGGGAAGATCGAGGAGATGGAGAAGATGCTGAAAGAGGCTCACGCAGAGAAGAACCGGCTCATGGAGTCGAGG GAGCGGGAGATGGAGCTGCGGCGGCAGGCCCTGGAGGAGGAGCGGCGGAGGCGTGAGCAGGTAGAACGGAGGCTGCAGAGTGAGAGTGCCCGGAGGCAGCAGCTGGTCGAGAAGGAGGTCAAGATGCGGGAGAAACAATTTTCCCAG GCACGACCCCTGACCCGCTACCTGCCAATCCGGAAGGAGGACTTTGACCTGAAGACACATATTGAGTCATCAGGCCATGGTGTTGATACCTGCCTGCACGTGGTGCTCAGCAGCAAG GTCTGCCGTGGCTACTTGGTCAAGATGGGCGGCAAGATTAAATCATGGAAGAAGCGCTGGTTTGTCTTCGACCGGCTCAAGCGCACCCTTTCCTATTATGTGG ACAAGCATGAGACGAAGCTGAAGGGAGTCATCTATTTCCAGGCCATTGAGGAAGTGTACTACGACCACTTGCGCAGTGCAGCCAAG aaGAGGTTTTTCCGCTTCACTATGGTGACTGAG AGCCCGAACCCAGCCCTCACCTTCTGCGTAAAGACCCATGACCGGCTGTACTACATGGTGGCCCCATCTGCAGAGGCCATGCGTATCTGGATGGATGTCATTGTCACAGGGGCTGAGGGCTACACTCAGTTCATGAACTAA
- the PHLDB1 gene encoding pleckstrin homology-like domain family B member 1 isoform X35 gives MDAVNRNQTGPGCKTQTVVQKGPLDLIETGKGLKVQTDKPHLVSLGSGRLSTAITLLPLEEGRTVIGSAARDISLQGPGLAPEHCYIENLRGTLTLYPCGNACTIDGLPVRQPTRLTQGCMLCLGQSTFLRFNHPAEAKWMKSMIPTGGRAPGPPYSPVPESESLVNGNHTPQTATRGPSACASHSSLVSSIEKDLQEIMDSLVLEEPGAAGKKPAATSPLSPMANGGRYLLSPPTSPGAMSVGSSYENTSPAFSPLSSPASSGSCASHSPSGQEPGPSVPPLVPARSSSYHLALQPPQSRPSGARSESPRLSRKGGHERPPSPGLRGLLTDSPAATVLAEARRATESPRLGGQLPVVAISLSEYPASGALSQPTSIPGSPKFQPPVPAPRNKIGTLQDRPPSPFREPPGSERVLTTSPSRQLVGRTFSDGLATRTLQPPESPRLGRRGLDSMRELPPLSPSLSRRALSPLPTRTTPDPKLNREVAESPRPRRWAAHGASPEDFSLTLGARGRRTRSPSPTLGESLAPRKGSFSGRLSPAYSLGSLTGASPCQSPCVQRKLSSGDLRVPVTRERKNSITEISDNEDDLLEYHRRQRQERLREQEMERLERQRLETILNLCAEYSRADGGPEAGELPSIGEATAALALAGRRPSRGLAGASGRSSEEPGVATQRLWESMERSDEENLKEECSSTESTQQEHEDAPSTKLQGEVLALEEERAQVLGRVEQLKVRVKELEQQLQESAREAEMERALLQGEREAERALLQKEQKAVDQLQEKLVALETGIQKERDKEAEALETETKLFEDLEFQQLERESRVEEERELAGQGLLRSKAELLRSIAKRKERLAVLDSQAGQIRAQAVQESERLARDKNASLQLLQKEKEKLTVLERRYHSLTGGRPFPKTTSTLKEVYRTKMDGEATSPLPRTRSGPLPSSSGSSSSSSQLSVATLGRSPSPKSALLTQNGTGSLPRNLAATLQDIETKRQLALQQKGQQVIEEQRRRLAELKQKAAAEAQCQWDALHGAAPFPAGPSGFPPLMHHSILHHLPAGRERGEEGEHAYDTLSLESSDSMETSISTGGNSACSPDNMSSASGLDMGKIEEMEKMLKEAHAEKNRLMESREREMELRRQALEEERRRREQVERRLQSESARRQQLVEKEVKMREKQFSQARPLTRYLPIRKEDFDLKTHIESSGHGVDTCLHVVLSSKVCRGYLVKMGGKIKSWKKRWFVFDRLKRTLSYYVDKHETKLKGVIYFQAIEEVYYDHLRSAAKSPNPALTFCVKTHDRLYYMVAPSAEAMRIWMDVIVTGAEGYTQFMN, from the exons GGAGGACGGTGATTGGCTCTGCAGCCAGAGACATCTCACTACAGGGCCCAGGCCTGGCTCCAGAGCACTGCTACATCGAGAACCTGCGGGGCACCCTCACCCTCTACCCCTGTGGCAATGCCTGCACTATTGATGGGCTCCCTGTCCGGCAGCCCACCCGGCTCACTCAGG GCTGCATGTTGTGCCTGGGTCAGTCCACCTTCCTTCGCTTTAACCACCCGGCTGAAGCCAAGTGGATGAAAAGCATGATTCCAACAGGGGGCCGAGCCCCTGGGCCCCCCTACAGCCCTGTTCCTG AATCAGAAAGTCTGGTAAATGGGAACCACACCCCACAGACTGCAACACGGGGACCCTCTGCCTGTGCCAGCCACAGTTCCCTGGTGAGCTCTATTGAGAAGGACCTGCAAGAGATCATGGACTCACTGGTGCTAGAGGAGCCTGGAGCTGCTGGCAAGAAGCCTGCCGCAACCTCTCCACTGTCGCCGATGGCTAACGGTGGGCGCTACCTGCTGTCTCCCCCAACCAGCCCCGGCGCCATGTCTGTGGGCTCCAGCTATGAGAACACCTCTCCAGCCTTCTCTCCACTCTCTTCACCAGCCAGCAGTGGAAGCTGTGCCAGTCACTCACCCAGTGGGCAAGAGCCAGGACCTTCTGTGCCCCCGCTGGTACCTGCCCGTTCCTCCAGCTACCATCTGGCCCTACAGCCCCCACAGTCCCGCCCAAGTGGTGCTCGCTCCGAGAGTCCTCGGCTGAGCAGGAAAGGGGGCCATGAGAGGcctcccagccctggcctccGGGGTCTGCTGACAGACAGCCCTGCAGCTACTGTCTTGGCGGAGGCCCGGAGAGCCACTGAGAGCCCCCGGCTGGGTGGGCAGCTGCCTGTGGTGGCCATCAGCCTGAGTGAATACCCAGCTTCTGGTGCTCTCAGTCAACCCACCAGCATTCCTGGCAGCCCCAAGTTTCAGCCTCCAGTCCCTGCTCCCCGAAACAAGATTGGCACACTCCAGGACCGCCCTCCCAGCCCTTTCCGTGAGCCTCCAGGCAGTGAGCGGGTGCTAACAACCAGCCCCTCACGCCAACTGGTGGGCCGAACATTTTCAGATGGGTTAGCCACCCGTACCCTGCAGCCTCCTGAGAGTCCCCGCCTGGGCCGGCGGGGCCTGGACAGTATGCGAGAACTACCCCCCTTAAGTCCGTCTCTGTCCCGGCGAGCTCTCTCCCCCCTGCCCACCCGGACCACCCCAGATCCCAAGCTAAACAGGGAAGTGGCAGAGAGTCCTCGGCCCCGGCGCTGGGCAGCCCATGGGGCTTCACCAGAGGACTTCTCCCTGACGCTGGGGGCACGGGGCCGTAGGACACGGAGCCCCTCACCCACACTGGGTGAGTCTCTGGCACCCCGCAAGGGCAGCTTCAGTGGCAGGCTGAGCCCAGCCTACAGTCTGGGCTCTCTTACTGGGGCTTCACCCTGCCAGAGTCCCTGTGTCCAGAGGAAGCTCTCCAGCGGGGACTTGCGGGTGCCTGTCACAAGGGAGCGGAAAAATAGCATCACAGAGATCAGTGACAATGAGGACGACCTCCTGGAGTACCACCGGCGACAGCGCCAAGAGCGGCTCCGGGAGCAGGAGATGGAGAGGCTG GAACGCCAGCGCCTGGAGACCATCCTGAACCTGTGTGCCGAATACAGCCGGGCTGATGGGGGACCTGAGGCTGGGGAGCTTCCCAGCATTGGGGAGGCCACCGCAGCATTGGCACTGGCAGGCAGGAGGCCCTCACGAGGCCTTGCAGGGGCCTCTGGGCGGAGCAGCGAGGAGCCTGGAGTTGCCACCCAACGCCTATGGGAGAGTATGGAGCGCTCAGATGAGGAAAATCTCAAGGAGGAGTGCAGCAGCACTGAGAGCACCCAGCAGGAG CACGAAGATGCACCTAGCACCAAGCTCCAGGGAGAGGTGCTAGCCTTGGAAGAAGAGCGGGCTCAGGTGCTGGGGCGCGTGGAGCAGCTCAAGGTCCGTGTGAAGGAGCTAGAGCAGCAGCTGCAGGAGTCAGCCCGAGAG GCCGAAATGGAGCGGGCACTgctgcagggagagagggaggcagagcgGGCACTGCTGCAGAAGGAGCAGAAGGCAGTGGATCAGCTGCAGGAGAAGCTGGTGGCCTTGGAGACAGGCATCCAGAAGGAGAGGGACAAG GAGGCAGAGGCCTTGGAGACTGAGACAAAGCTCTTTGAGGACTTGGAGTTCCAGCAGTTGGAGCGGGAGAGCCGCGTGGAGGAGGAGCGCGAGCTGGCCGGCCAGGGGCTGCTCCGGAGCAAGGCTGAGCTGCTCCGCAGCATCGCCAAGAGGAAG GAGCGCCTGGCCGTCCTGGACAGTCAGGCTGGGCAGATCCGGGCTCAGGCCGTGCAGGAGTCAGAACGCCTGGCCCGGGACAAGAATGCCTCCTTACAGCTGCTGCAAAAG GAGAAGGAGAAGCTGACTGTGCTGGAAAGGAGATACCACTCACTCACAGGGGGCAGGCCTTTCCCGAAGACCACATCGACCCTCAAAGAG GTTTACCGCACCAAGATGGATGGCGAGGCCACCAGCCCCCTTCCCCGGACCCGCAGcggccccctcccctcctcctctggctcttcctcctcctcctcccagctcaGCGTGGCTACCCTGGGGCGTAGCCCCTCCCCAAAG AGCGCTCTACTCACCCAGAATGGCACGGGCAGCCTTCCTCGCAACCTGGCAGCCACACTGCAGGACATCGAGACCAAGCGCCAACTAGCTCTGCAGCAGAAGG GACAACAGGTGATTGAAGAGCAGCGGCGGCGACTGGCTGAGCTGAAGCAGAAAGCGGCAGCTGAGGCACAGTGCCAGTGGGATGCCCTTCACGGGGCAGCACCCTTCCCAGCGGGCCCCTCGGGCTTCCCCCCTCTCATGCACCACTCTATCCTACACCACCTGCCTGCGGGGCGGGAGCGTGGGGAGGAGGGTGAGCACGCCTACGATACGCTGAGTCTGGAGAGCTCTGACAGCATGGAGACCAGCATCTCCACCGGGGGCAACTCCGCCTGCTCCCCTGACAACATGTCCAG cGCGAGTGGTCTGGACATGGGGAAGATCGAGGAGATGGAGAAGATGCTGAAAGAGGCTCACGCAGAGAAGAACCGGCTCATGGAGTCGAGG GAGCGGGAGATGGAGCTGCGGCGGCAGGCCCTGGAGGAGGAGCGGCGGAGGCGTGAGCAGGTAGAACGGAGGCTGCAGAGTGAGAGTGCCCGGAGGCAGCAGCTGGTCGAGAAGGAGGTCAAGATGCGGGAGAAACAATTTTCCCAG GCACGACCCCTGACCCGCTACCTGCCAATCCGGAAGGAGGACTTTGACCTGAAGACACATATTGAGTCATCAGGCCATGGTGTTGATACCTGCCTGCACGTGGTGCTCAGCAGCAAG GTCTGCCGTGGCTACTTGGTCAAGATGGGCGGCAAGATTAAATCATGGAAGAAGCGCTGGTTTGTCTTCGACCGGCTCAAGCGCACCCTTTCCTATTATGTGG ACAAGCATGAGACGAAGCTGAAGGGAGTCATCTATTTCCAGGCCATTGAGGAAGTGTACTACGACCACTTGCGCAGTGCAGCCAAG AGCCCGAACCCAGCCCTCACCTTCTGCGTAAAGACCCATGACCGGCTGTACTACATGGTGGCCCCATCTGCAGAGGCCATGCGTATCTGGATGGATGTCATTGTCACAGGGGCTGAGGGCTACACTCAGTTCATGAACTAA